One segment of Chlorocebus sabaeus isolate Y175 chromosome 26, mChlSab1.0.hap1, whole genome shotgun sequence DNA contains the following:
- the HIGD2B gene encoding LOW QUALITY PROTEIN: putative HIG1 domain family member 2B (The sequence of the model RefSeq protein was modified relative to this genomic sequence to represent the inferred CDS: inserted 1 base in 1 codon; substituted 1 base at 1 genomic stop codon): MATSGSVTLEAPFESSKPPVIEGFXPTVYSNPEGFKEKFLCKTCQNTVVPIGCLGTAAALTKGLYCFHQGNSHCXQLKMRVRIAAQGFTVAAILLGLAAPL; this comes from the exons ATGGCGACTTCAGGCTCTGTGACTCTGGAGGCCCCCTTTGAATCATCGAAGCCTCCCGTCATTGAGGGGT AGCCCACTGTTTACAGCAATCCAGAGGGTTTCAAGGAAAAGTTCCTTTGCAAGACGTGCCAGAATACAGTGGTACCCATAGGTTGCCTGGGCACGGCGGCCGCcctcaccaaaggcctctactGCTTCCACCAGGGCAACAGCCACTGCTGACAGCTCAAGATGCGTGTCCGGATCGCCGCCCAGGGCTTCACCGTCGCAGCCATCTTGCTGGGTCTAGCTGCCCCACTATGA